From a single Populus nigra chromosome 18, ddPopNigr1.1, whole genome shotgun sequence genomic region:
- the LOC133678704 gene encoding aldehyde dehydrogenase family 2 member B4, mitochondrial-like, translated as MAARRISSLLSRSLSASSSFLLSRGKNPSRGRSIYRFITATALEEPITPPVQISYTQHFINGKFVDAASGKTFPAYDPRTGEVIAHVAEGDNEDVNRAVAAARKAFDEGPWPKMSAYERSLIMLRFADLVDKHRDELAALESWNSGKPYEQSAKSELPSFARLFRYYAGWADKIHGLTVPADSNHYVQTLHEPIGVAGQIIPWNFPLIMLAWKVGPALACGNTIVLKSAEQTPLTALHAAKLFQEAGLPPGVLNVVSGYGPSAGAALASHMNVDKIAFTGSTETGKIILELAAKSNLKSVTLELGGKSPFIVCEDADVDKAVELAHHALFFNQGQCCCAGSRTYVHERVYDEFIEKAKARALRRVVGDPFKKGVEQGPQIDSDQFEKVLRYIRSGVESNATLECGGQRFGSKGYFIQPTVFSNVQDDMLIAQDEIFGPVQSILKFKNVDEVIRRSNSTRYGLAAGIFTKNVDTANTLSRALRVGTVWVNCFDVFDAAIPFGGYKMSGIGREKGIYSLNNYLQVKAVVTPLKNPAWL; from the exons ATGGCAGCTCGCAGGATATCTTCCTTGCTCTCTCGTTCtctttctgcttcttcttcgtTTCTTTTGTCTCGAG GAAAAAATCCTAGCAGGGGAAGGAGCATCTACAGGTTTATCACTGCAACGGCACTTGAGGAACCAATCACTCCACCTGTTCAAATTAGCTACACTCAGCATTTCATCAATGGGAAATTCGTTGATGCAGCATCTG GCAAAACCTTTCCGGCATACGATCCTCGTACAGGAGAAGTGATTGCTCACGTGGCTGAAGGTGATAATGAAGATGTCAACCGTGCAGTAGCTGCTGCTCGTAAAGCGTTTGATGAGGGACCATGGCCAAAAATGAGTGCTTAT GAAAGGTCACTGATAATGTTGCGGTTCGCTGATTTGGTTGATAAACATAGAGATGAGCTTGCAGCTTTAGAGTCATGGAATAGTGGGAAGCCTTATGAACAGTCTGCTAAATCCGAGTTGCCAAGTTTCGCACGTTTATTTCGGTATTATGCTG GTTGGGCAGACAAAATCCATGGACTAACAGTTCCTGCTGACAGTAATCACTATGTTCAAACATTGCATGAACCCATTGGTGTTGCTGGACAGATAATTCCATGGAACTTTCCTCTTATCATGCTTGCTTGGAAAGTTGGGCCTGCATTAGCATGTGGTAATACAATTGTTCTAAAATCAGCAGAACAAACACCTTTGACTGCTCTCCATGCAGCGAAGCTCTTCCAAGAG GCTGGTCTTCCTCCAGGTGTTCTGAATGTCGTTTCTGGCTATGGTCCAAGTGCTGGTGCAGCTCTTGCTAGCCACATGAATGTGGACAAG ATTGCTTTCACTGGATCAACTGAAACTGGTAAAATTATACTTGAACTTGCTGCAAAAAGCAACCTTAAATCAGTTACGTTAGAACTGGGAGGGAAATCACCTTTCATTGTTTGCGAGGATGCTGATGTTGATAAGGCTGTGGAGCTTGCACACCATGCCCTGTTCTTTAATCAG GGACAATGTTGTTGTGCTGGTTCTCGTACATATGTACATGAACGTGTGTACGATGAGTTCATAGAGAAAGCAAAGGCACGTGCTCTAAGACGCGTTGTTGGCGATCCCTTCAAGAAGGGTGTTGAACAAGGTCCTCAG ATCGACTCCGATCAATTTGAGAAGGTCCTCAGGTATATAAGATCTGGTGTTGAAAGCAACGCTACCCTTGAATGTGGAGGTCAAAGATTTGGCTCCAAAGGCTACTTTATCCAGCCTACTGTTTTCTCAAATGTTCAG GATGATATGTTGATAGCTCAGGATGAGATCTTTGGCCCTGTGCAGTCCATCTTGAAGTTCAA GAATGTTGATGAAGTAATACGAAGATCAAATAGCACCCGCTACGGTCTTGCTGCCGGAATTTTCACCAAGAATGTGGACACTGCCAACACCTTGTCACGAGCACTGAGAGTTGGAACTGTATGGGTCAATTGCTTCGATGTCTTTGACGCAGCAATTCCATTCGGTGGCTATAAAATGAGTGGAATAGGCAGGGAAAAGGGTATCTACAGCCTCAATAACTACTTGCAAGTGAAAGCAGTTGTCACTCCATTAAAGAATCCAGCATGGTTGTAA
- the LOC133678141 gene encoding uncharacterized protein LOC133678141 produces the protein MPGPGPHLMYTMASGLALTTLTSGRFSPHHTLFYTINAFFGPDIGSFSEWLGSILGSSLQLLGSSLADYIHDPFYYILILGLPLCVLYTWVSKILLQRKLLDSVSGLPLSKRQCFLLVSAGSLSHFFLDHLFEENGHSSVYTWILSTGWWKNRAPVNPDAVFVVGFLCTCLIGGFIYLNRVKPSKSTRIQSYKSLKLVLIIASLYCVWCGSQIYMVNPRRPAVGEEADLGVLVFLATYFFLPHWFCIMSMNPKDHGSDQLPV, from the exons ATGCCAGGCCCCGGACCGCACTTGATGTACACCATGGCTTCGGGTCTGGCCCTTACCACGTTGACCAGCGGCCGGTTCAGCCCTCACCACACCCTCTTTTACACCATCAACGCCTTTTTTGGCCCAGACATCGGCTCCTTCTCCGAGTGGCTAGGCTCCATCCTGGGTTCTTCCTTGCAGCTTTTAGGCTCTTCACTAGCTGACTATATCCACGACCCCTTTTACTATATCTTGATTTTGGGTCTTCCTTTGTGTGTTTTGTACACCTGGGTCTCTAAAATTTTGCTTCAAAGGAAGCTGCTTGATTCAGTTTCTGGG ctGCCCCTTTCAAAGAGGCAATGCTTCTTGTTGGTGTCCGCAGGAAGTTTATCACACTTTTTCCTAGATCACTTGTTTGAG GAAAATGGACATTCATCAGTGTATACTTGGATATTGAGCACTGGTTGGTGGAAGAATCGAGCACCTGTcaatccggacgctgtttttgttGTTGGATTCTTGTGCACGTGCTTAATTGGTGGCTTTATTTATCTTAACAG GGTGAAGCCTTCAAAGTCAACTAGAATACAATCGTACAAGTCATTGAAACTTGTCTTGATCATTGCGAGCCTCTATTGTGTATGGTGCGGAAGCCAGATATACATGGTGAATCCTCGTCGGCCAGCAGTCGGTGAAGAGGCTGATCTCGGAGTTCTTGTATTTTTAGCCACCTATTTTTTCCTCCCTCATTGGTTTTGTATTATGTCCATGAACCCAAAAGACCATGGCTCGGATCAGCTTCCAGTTTGA